Below is a genomic region from Leishmania mexicana MHOM/GT/2001/U1103 complete genome, chromosome 20.
AAAAATAGCCGACCAAAACGAAGAACAGCAGTGGCACCAACTCAGCAACACGAGCTCGCCAGAAGTCACACAAGAACGCCAGTCGGCGCAACCACAGCGGCCAGGCGCTGGCTGATGAGAGAAAAAATGAGGAGCCAGCAAACCGCAACacatgcagcagctgcagcaggaccAGGCAACTTCTCCCGCCAGACACCAAGAGTGAGGTAAGGTGAGGTCGAAGTGACCTGCACGCCACCACGACTCACTCACGatggaaaagagaaaaaaaaatcgagCCCAGCTGGATGCGGCAATGAGAGGTGCTATGAGGAGCACAACACGGTATAGGCGTAGCTGTAACACACACGTCGCGGAGATGTGATGCCCTCACCCGGCAATGCACCCCCACTccagagaaaaagagagatgCTCAGAGAAAGCTCAGCCAGAAAATGgagaacagcaacaacaaaagaacTTCACTGCAGTCCAGGAGggaaggaagggaggagtggggggaggggggcgagtGCGCGGCAGTGGCAAGTGCGATTCTGTAATAGACGGGTAAAAAAAACGTACAATGAAGGGCAAGCCCTTGCGAGAGGGAGACCTCAGCGAGGAAAGGCGGCTATGTACAGAAGAGTGGAAAGACTGCGGAAAGGACACAGTTGACAAGacacagaggggagggggatgggcggggtggggcggggaCAACACAAACACGCGCTACAACCGAGAGAAACGTAGTGAGAAACCAATCACGGAAAGAGGATCGACGAGACAGGTCAGTAGGCGATGAGATCACAAAGAAATCTAAGCCCCACAAGAAGAAAACACTCGTCAGCGCTAGAAGCGTTTTTCGCCAGAGgagcgctgcaggtgcagaGAGATTCAGAGCGACGTGAACGTGCCTGTATATGTATAggtatgtatgtgtgtgtgtgaagatGCGCCCACGGTCGTGGGGCGCGTAAGTTGCACTGGCCCAAAGAGCTCAAGGTAGGCAACAATGTAAAATACGAAAGAGGCAACGGCGATGCTCTTGcccgcctcccctcacccacccgctCCCGACAGCCTTTGATGTGAAGAAATCGGGTCGACGACCGGCTGCGTGTGTTGGTATACGTGTATATCAACCACGCCGCCACTAGCGTGCACTTGCTTGCCGTGGCCACGAAGAGCGTCTTCTGTGGAGCGGTGCGCGTCTAATGATATGCACTCCCTGTTGCACGTGTGTcaaggggaggggtggatgTCTATAGCGAAAGCCTGTTGTGGTGAGGGTGGCAGCGCTGACGTCGCCGGGTAACGTCTACAACCcacgcttctctcttctttgaTTTCCTACGAGGGGGTAGAACCTTTAATGTAGCGGAGTACGTCTGTGGGAAAGAAGGCAGGCTCCTCATCACTATCGAGTATGCGTGGATCGCCGATCCAGAGAACGAGATGGATAGGGCAAGGAAGAGGCGAACAGAGACAAGGGATCACCAATGCGCAGGCACTCGGCCGATGCATCATGCCCATACCCCACCATCGAAGGCAAAACGGTAGCAAAGGCAGGGCGAAGAAACAAAAGTGGCGCAAAAGGAAAGCGGGCCGAGAAGTGCAAGAGAGagatacagagagagaaggatTGGACGTAGATGTGCGACATGCAACTAGAAAAAGCACAGGTGTGCGGCATACCTGAAACGGAGGTATGTGCCGAGACAGAGACCAAGGAAAAAGGCTTGTTTGGCGCCACAAAGCTCTCTCCGGCTCTCATCGCAAGGTACAGGGCCATCCCATGAATGCGGAAGGCCAATCCTTCCATCCTGACTTTTTGATAGCCTAGAAAGGTGtgacccccttccctccatCGAGGGTGCGCAGGAACGGTCGCGGATATCACCTCACGACGTCACCCCCCCCATCGCCGTCTCCTGTCAAGCCAAAGAAGATCGAGGGGGTGAACACACGCCAGGTTCAAGCATACCGCATCGTGCCGCGTTCCCTGATGTGCAGAgcgaagagagggggtgggagcgTTGCGCCAATGACTACTTTCAGCGATGGAGTAAAGGGTATACCAGGAATGAGCTTGGCTGCTTCCCTGGTTGGCTCCCTCGACTGTTGACACTTCATTTCACAGAGGCAGTAAAGGGACGCTGCAGGAAAGCGTTCGGCCGGTGCGCACTGTGGGTGCTTGCTCGCGGGGTccgttcgttttttttggAGTGGTGGGGaaggtatgtgtgtgtgtgttctcgAGTACCACTTTGTTGGATTTCGTCGGTTGCTACCAATGAACAGTCGGGGAGAAAGAGTGGCGCAGCGTGTCTGCGGGTACGCGTTTGTGCGGGTGTACTCCTGTGAGCTCTGTTCACTTTCCATTCGTCCGTTTCCGCTCTTGCTCCACAAAGACGAAAGAGAAGGGAGCTGGTGGGCCTTCAAAGACCTGGACGGCTGTCGGTCCGCAagcgccgctcctccccctcactcGAGCGCCTGAGCAGCGATGAGCAAAAGAAAGAGCCGCCGAAGTCGAAGAGTCACCATCAGGAAAGTCCATGGCTCATCATGGGCAACAACAAGGCCACAGACCCACAAAGAGAAATGCAAGCAGGTTCGACACGCGGCACTCTCGTCCTATCCTCTCCTCCGCAAACGCGCCCCTGCAGTATTGATGTGGGAGCCGATGCACTGCACCGCCTACAACTGgcacagagggagacagagggaggggaagagcaAGCACAAACTTGTCGCCTACGCCTCTACGGCCGAGTGAAGCTCCATGACCGTCtctggcgacggcggcagctctgGGACGACAGCAGGCACGGCGTCTGTCTTTTCAGCCGCTTTCACGGTCACCTGTGCTAACACTGGAGGAAGAGTGGGCGGTGGAGCTGACTGCATCGTGACCTTCACCGTGAACTTGGGTGGCGACACCTTCACTGTCCCGGTACCCCTGGCGACCTtctgcgctgctgaagcgccgGACAGAgccgcggcatcgccgccagaCGCGGAGCTCGACTTGCCGCTCACATCCCCCACGTCACTGGAGCCCCTGTAACTGTACTCGTAGGAGTCGGAAGACGAggctgcgccgtcgctgtcgttgctCTCATCTCCTTCTGTACCGCTGCTACTATTGCTGCcgctctcttcctcatcGGAGGTGGACTCAAACATGGtcaccgcggcggcagccgcgttCATCTCTTCGATGGAGCGGCGCAGTGCCCCATCCGTCGCTTCCGTCGCCCAAGTCGGCAGCGGGTCATAGATACGCACTGTCGACCCTAGCAGCTGGGAAAAGGTACCAATCTCCAGGCCGGCTCGATCGGCGTAGGGGTCGTTGACGTCTGGCAGTGGCTtttcgcgcagcagcgcggtcTGCACACCTGCAAATGTGTCGCTCTGCCGATCAAACGTCGCCTCAATGAGGCGCTCCTCGTCCCGAATTATGTAGTCATCGTCGTACTTGGCTAGCTCTGCAACGTAGTGGTACACCCGTTTTAAGCGCTCCGAGAGCTCGCTGTTGCCCTGCAAGTGCACCCACACTTTACAGCCCAAGGTGAGAACCTGCCGCTTCACCTCCGAAGTGAGGCCACCGAAGCGCTTTGCAAACACGCGGAAGCAGtccggcgccgcagctgccatgGAGGGGTGCCTGGATATGTTCTCGCCTGTCAACCAGAGAattgtcgccaccgccgaagACTCCGTGATTCGCTGATCCATAATGTCAAGTGTCAGCTGGCAGGCAAGCCGTGAGATGCACACCGGGTCGGTGCCCTGCAGTACGAGCACACGCAACACCGCTACGGCCTCCGCGACAACAGCAGGTGAGCTCGTCCGACTTGAGAGCAGCGGAGTCACGAGACGGACGGTGTGTGCGGCGAAGGGTGGGTACTGCTGTACAGCCTGCGCCAACCCTTGAATCGCctccacgacggcggcgtcgttgtACTGATGCAGGTAGGACCGGAACTCCCGAGACACCTCTGTCCAGGTGGCTGGGGTGACCAGGCGGGAGAGGATGCGTAGCTTAGTGTGCCGCACATCGGCCGCGTCCAGGGGCAGCAAAAAGAAGCTCTTTAGATACGGAAGGAATGCATCGCgttgaagcagcagcagggcgtAGATGACATGCAGCACGGCGGTATGACCCTCGGCGCACGTATTCAGCAGTCGCATCGCCGGCTTCACGCACGCCTCCTGAAAGTGTCGTGTGCCGCAGTGGCATAAGAGCGCGATGGCCGCGACCACAGTAGCGCTGTTCATgctccacagcagcggccgagTCGAGttgagaagcagcagcagatctGGGTCCACCTGTGCatccgcggcggcgttgctcgTCTTGGCGCCACGCCCCCGTGACGGTGTCATGTTGAAGGAGGAGCGAGACGAGGACGTTGCGTCGTCATCATCACTGTCCGTTTCTTCCCCACTGAGACTCGAGGAGCCACGGCTGCATCGGGCAGTCTTGACCGCAAATGGCCCACTGGGGTCCACGAAGTGCAGACGAGCGTAGCGCAGCAAcagacgcagcagcaccacctgaCCCCACTCCTCACAATCCTTGAGAATCCTGCACAGTCGGCGGTACACGCCGTGCACCAGGTCCCACTCATCCGGGCAGATCCTCGTGTACGCCATCGCGGCTGCGCCGACCACGTCAGGGCAGCGATCAGACAGAAACGTTCGCAGTAGCTGGCGCACGGTGTCGCGGTCCAGCTCCTGGCGAGCTACTGTGTGCATCTGCACAAGCGCGAGGGCGGCCGTCTTGCGCACCAACGGTGCCATGTCCTCGGCGCACTTCCTCACGGCAACCATCACCACCGGCTGAATGGCAAGAATGCGGAGCGACGCGAGCAtgcggagggcgagggcgcgGACATGCATGCTGGGGTCGAGCAGGTCCTTCTGGAAGGCAGAAATAGACAGGAGTGTCTCGTTGGGGCAGTCTTCAGCATAGTAGACGATGAAAACATAGATGAGCTTGCGCAGTTCAATCGAGGGAACGTGAATGTTCTTCACTACGTCAGGAAAGAAGTGGCGCATGTCACCTCCCTTGCACATCTGCGCGATGATGCGCTTCATGCCATCGCGCTTGTCATGGAGCGACTCCGAGCTCAGGCTGCGTCGAAGATCATCGACTCTGGGTGCAACCGAGAAGAACTGTGCATCCCCGGCGACAAGCGAGCGAGCTTTGTGGAAGACAGAGGTCGTGTTGCTTGCATACTCCCACGCCCGTTCCGTGACAAAAGTGGCCTGCTCAATAAGCGCTGCACCGTTCATTGGGCCGAAAAACGTGCGCCTggcagagaggagaggatgaGCGAGAAAAGACGGGGTTGGCGAAAAAGAGCCGCCGAACCGATTCGCTGCCGCGTCGGAGGAGTAAGGATGAGGGAATCACAAATTGGAtgcacccgcacgcacccagCTACACGAACGaatgtgagagagagagcgagagacggttagtcggtggaggaggtggagcatACAAGAGAGCCGACAAGCAGTCCAGACGAGAACCAGAGGCAACGCGCAGGGTCCGAGACGAAACTTCAAAGAAACGGACACGAGAGCGGAAACAAAAAAGGTGGGCACACGGTAAGACACGTTTTTTTCTTAGCAGTGCAGACAGATGATGTGGGTAGGTGTCtggctgtgcgtgcgtgtgtgtgtggcaacGGATACAGAGGCGTTGAGGAACTGCCACCAGTGGAAAAGGGTCACtaacaaacaaaaaaaggaagaatAACGGACCCGACCACAAGCCCCTCAATCGCACAACCGCGCGTCAAACTTACACGGACGCCGACACCAACGTCGCTCAGGGCTGCTTGCACGCCCTCCTGTATGGGTTTTTTGGGTCCTTgctttttttccgttttctttttcttggcCACGTTCAGGAGgcgcccaccaccacgcagAAAAAGCGAAGATgatggggaggaggcaggAAAGTAAACAGCACATGCGTCGTGAagaaagacgaggaggagcgtaGTAGTAGTTGATGGGTGGAGTGTCactgtctctctgtgtgtgttttttttttggggggggtAGGAAGTGAAGAGGGGGACGCAGCTTGCTACACCGCTTGCACACGCCCCGCCTCCATGCCGCAGacacctcacctcccccctctccctcctccctggAGAAACGCGCTCGTACGCTGCACAACTCGTTGCGCGTGGTACCACAGTGATGCGAAGAGAAAGCTCGAAGGTGGAGGAAAATCTCCACCTTCGCCTGTTTCTTGTGTTCCTTTTCTGCACGTCACAACTTCGTGTCGCGCACCAGACGCAGCGGATGGCCGTCGACTGTCGAGATCGCCTTCGTCGTTTGCGGTGTTTGCCGCTTTGCACAGAATGTGAGAATGTCATGCAAACGAGAAACAGAATGCGCAGAAGCGCCtgccctcccaccaccaccgtcccCCGGTCACCTGCatcccacacgcgcacatgctCGCGTAGCgtgacgctgcgctgctccctcctctcctccattTACAGCCACAAATCAGAGCAATCGGCAGCAAAAACATCAGCACACATCAGCCCGCTCCGTCGACCGCACTGCTCACAGCGAATCCACATCGATGATACACGCCTCTGCGTCGCCACGGGCAACGACGGCACCGTCTTCAGTGCGAGACTTGGCTACCGCTGGCTCGGTCCTCGCGTTCGTGCTAGAGTTGAAGGAAGAAAGCGATGCGCAGCTGTCGGGAGCTCTCTTGTCTCCAGCTACTCtttcctccgcctcgcgcacGCCTTGCCCATCGGCAgccatctctctctgtacAGACGGCTTGGCGACGGAGGCCGTCGCCTTCTtggtggccgcggcggcaaagAAGGTGTGCAGCCCGACGGGTGGTCGATACATACACTTGTGGTCCTCGACCACCTTGCCGGAACGCTGGAGTAGCTCGCTCTCGGTGCCGAGCGCAGCCAAGTCTAGGAGCAGGCCCACTCCAATGTGATCGCTAAACTGCGGTGGAGTGACAAAGAGACCGGTAGAGGGCAAGCCGGCAAAGCACAGCTCTCGCGCTTGCTCACAGAGCGCCGGCATCCCGGTACCATCAAAGGGCGCCGGTGGGTAGGCGCCGTTGGCCATCGCACGCATTACGCCATCCCGGTAGCGCGTACCATGCAGTTCGCTGAAAAAGTCCTCTCGATCTACCGATGACCCTGGCGCAAAAGACGCGGATAAGTTCCGCTCTGGCACTCCGGCAAAGACGTTGTTGACTGTCTCTGCGCGGCACACCACCGCAGGGAGCAGAGCGGAGTCAACGAGGATGTAGTCGAGTCGCGTGCCCTCGTTTTCGAGACGGCGGTTGCGTGACTGATCCCAGCACGTGTACGGGCACGGGCAGTAGGGTCGCAGTCTTGGACGCTCtacctcgcgcagcagcatcagaTCAATCAGTGGCGAGTCCGCCGGAGCTGTAGACCATGCATCAATCATCTCTCTCGTGAGCAGAAAAGTGTCCCACATGCGTACTCGCGAAATCCCTGCTTGACGAGCCGCCACATCTGTGGCCGCCGTCCATGGCAGCCGCTGGGGCATTGCTGAGGAAGACACCGGTAGGCGTAGCTGGAGAAGTCGGCCCATAAACTCTGCCGACGCATCTGAGTGCGGGGCTAGTCCGCAGAAGTGCACCACTGCGTACAGCTCGCTGTTGTGGGGACACGGGGAACTTTTCACGAAATCGGAGGTGTACGCGCAGCGAAAGCCGACGTCGTAAAGGGCCCGCAGCGACACTGGTGGTGCCTCGTAATTATGCATTCCCTTGCCAGCGCCGCTTGAGCCTCGCGGCGGGAGAAGTGCGcagagccgctgcagcgcttcccGATCGATCGTGTTGTCGCTGGAGTTGACCTCCGTATCAACGGAAACAACACCAGTGCCAGAAGACGAcgcagccgtggcagcgcTGTCCATGGACGCAGCTATCTCTTGCGCCTGAGCACACAAATGGTTTGCGATCATGTTTGCCACTCGCTTCACGGCTGCTTTTGAAAGATGAGGGAGCGCAGCAGTCCACGCGGTGTCTCCCTCGACCTCGGCAAACGCCTGCAACTGCAGGAGAGTGCCCAGGTGGATGCGACGCAGCGACCAGgcggcgtcgtgcgcgcAATACGTCATATTCAGATCGCCGACAAGGATGACCGGCTTCCCTGTAtcctggcgcagctgctccatctTCTTCTCCAAGGCATGCAGGAAACGGAGCTTGAAGGTGTGTCGGGCCCCGCCCCGAGCGTTTGGCACGTACACGTTCACGAGCACAAAGGCGTTGTGGTGCGTCACCACAGCGCGGCCCTCTTCATTGAACTCATCCTCTGAAAAGGGCTGGCTGTCGCATCGCCATGTGAGGCCCTTCCGCGCAAACGTCACGACACCGTTGAagccgcggtgctgcttgCCGCTAAGGGACCAGAACGACTCCCAGCCGTCAATGCCGTCGTtgctaccaccaccaccgccaccgccgccgctgctgacggcggATGCACAACCCTCGACCGACCCGGATAACCGTCGCCGTTTCTGTTGAGCCTCCAGCCGCTCTAGAGGGGCGACAACGGGTCGGCGGCTCAGGGGTAGATCGCTTGCCCCCATGTCCACCGGAGATGCGCTCAGCTTCGCAAGCGTGCCTTTGCACTCCTGAAGACAAATTATGTCTGCATCGGTGCATGCAAAGAAGTCATGAATGCTGCCAAAGCTCTCCCGAATCGCCTGTGAAGTGGATGACCACCCCGCCACGTTCCAGCTAATCAGGAACATTGTATTTGACGCGTCTTTCGCACGCGCGTCACTGCGTTTTGCGCTGGGTGGCTCCGAGTATCGTCGATGTTTCGCAACGGTGTTCACTCCCTTCCTTTCCCGAGAAAAGGCGCTCTGCGCTCTCACTAATGCCTCAAAATGAAAGTGTTCTGCACGTTTCTCTACGCGTACATGGGCGAGTTCGGCACCAGTGATGGACAAAGaagaggcgtgcgtgtgcgcgcgcaagTGTTGCTGGCCTCCCTCGCCGACTGCGCTTGC
It encodes:
- a CDS encoding putative adaptin, which encodes MNGAALIEQATFVTERAWEYASNTTSVFHKARSLVAGDAQFFSVAPRVDDLRRSLSSESLHDKRDGMKRIIAQMCKGGDMRHFFPDVVKNIHVPSIELRKLIYVFIVYYAEDCPNETLLSISAFQKDLLDPSMHVRALALRMLASLRILAIQPVVMVAVRKCAEDMAPLVRKTAALALVQMHTVARQELDRDTVRQLLRTFLSDRCPDVVGAAAMAYTRICPDEWDLVHGVYRRLCRILKDCEEWGQVVLLRLLLRYARLHFVDPSGPFAVKTARCSRGSSSLSGEETDSDDDDATSSSRSSFNMTPSRGRGAKTSNAAADAQVDPDLLLLLNSTRPLLWSMNSATVVAAIALLCHCGTRHFQEACVKPAMRLLNTCAEGHTAVLHVIYALLLLQRDAFLPYLKSFFLLPLDAADVRHTKLRILSRLVTPATWTEVSREFRSYLHQYNDAAVVEAIQGLAQAVQQYPPFAAHTVRLVTPLLSSRTSSPAVVAEAVAVLRVLVLQGTDPVCISRLACQLTLDIMDQRITESSAVATILWLTGENISRHPSMAAAAPDCFRVFAKRFGGLTSEVKRQVLTLGCKVWVHLQGNSELSERLKRVYHYVAELAKYDDDYIIRDEERLIEATFDRQSDTFAGVQTALLREKPLPDVNDPYADRAGLEIGTFSQLLGSTVRIYDPLPTWATEATDGALRRSIEEMNAAAAAVTMFESTSDEEESGSNSSSGTEGDESNDSDGAASSSDSYEYSYRGSSDVGDVSGKSSSASGGDAAALSGASAAQKVARGTGTVKVSPPKFTVKVTMQSAPPPTLPPVLAQVTVKAAEKTDAVPAVVPELPPSPETVMELHSAVEA
- a CDS encoding endonuclease/exonuclease protein-like protein codes for the protein MFLISWNVAGWSSTSQAIRESFGSIHDFFACTDADIICLQECKGTLAKLSASPVDMGASDLPLSRRPVVAPLERLEAQQKRRRLSGSVEGCASAVSSGGGGGGGGSNDGIDGWESFWSLSGKQHRGFNGVVTFARKGLTWRCDSQPFSEDEFNEEGRAVVTHHNAFVLVNVYVPNARGGARHTFKLRFLHALEKKMEQLRQDTGKPVILVGDLNMTYCAHDAAWSLRRIHLGTLLQLQAFAEVEGDTAWTAALPHLSKAAVKRVANMIANHLCAQAQEIAASMDSAATAASSSGTGVVSVDTEVNSSDNTIDREALQRLCALLPPRGSSGAGKGMHNYEAPPVSLRALYDVGFRCAYTSDFVKSSPCPHNSELYAVVHFCGLAPHSDASAEFMGRLLQLRLPVSSSAMPQRLPWTAATDVAARQAGISRVRMWDTFLLTREMIDAWSTAPADSPLIDLMLLREVERPRLRPYCPCPYTCWDQSRNRRLENEGTRLDYILVDSALLPAVVCRAETVNNVFAGVPERNLSASFAPGSSVDREDFFSELHGTRYRDGVMRAMANGAYPPAPFDGTGMPALCEQARELCFAGLPSTGLFVTPPQFSDHIGVGLLLDLAALGTESELLQRSGKVVEDHKCMYRPPVGLHTFFAAAATKKATASVAKPSVQREMAADGQGVREAEERVAGDKRAPDSCASLSSFNSSTNARTEPAVAKSRTEDGAVVARGDAEACIIDVDSL